In a single window of the bacterium genome:
- a CDS encoding ferritin family protein, with product MSNDVTKCIDILADAIAFEEEGIRFFTEKAEAATSELERSIFLSLAKDEQGHRAHLIGVRDGMIKTHNLSSLDKPGHDHDATPRQIFESALESVKDPYEYVEEDLEILQGAMEVERKGYTMYSKAAARMESTEARELFEHLAAEEQTHYELLKNTYEYIRDPEGWNEYEEGGMLDGG from the coding sequence ATGAGCAACGATGTGACCAAGTGCATCGACATCCTGGCCGATGCCATCGCTTTCGAGGAAGAGGGCATCCGTTTCTTCACCGAGAAGGCGGAGGCCGCGACGTCCGAGCTGGAAAGGTCGATCTTCCTGTCGCTGGCCAAGGACGAGCAGGGCCACCGGGCCCATCTCATCGGTGTGCGCGACGGTATGATCAAGACCCACAACCTCTCGTCCCTGGACAAACCGGGCCACGACCACGACGCCACGCCCCGCCAGATCTTCGAGTCGGCGCTCGAGAGCGTCAAGGATCCCTACGAGTACGTAGAGGAGGATCTGGAGATCCTCCAGGGCGCCATGGAAGTGGAGCGCAAGGGCTACACCATGTACAGCAAGGCCGCGGCCCGGATGGAATCCACCGAGGCCCGCGAGCTCTTCGAGCATCTGGCGGCCGAGGAGCAGACCCACTACGAGTTGCTGAAGAACACCTACGAATACATCCGCGATCCAGAGGGCTGGAACGAGTACGAGGAAGGCGGCATGCTCGACGGTGGCTAG
- the recQ gene encoding DNA helicase RecQ — protein MPARADPVKTPLDILQTVYGFPGFRGQQAEIIDHVLGGGDALVIMPTGGGKSLCYQIPAVLRPGAGVIVSPLIALMQDQVTALRQLGLRAAYLNSTLPTAEARRVEETLRAGGLDLVYIAPERLLQERTLALLDQVGAAAGLALFAIDEAHCVSQWGHDFRPEYLQLDALAERFPGVPRLACTATADARTRAEILQRLRLQNGRTFVASFDRPNIRYRVVPKSDPRRQLLAFLRGEHDGDAGIVYCLSRKRVEEIAVFLADSGIPALPYHAGLPNAARRAHQERFQREDGLVMTATIAFGMGIDKPDVRFVAHLDLPRSIEAYYQETGRAGRDGLPADAWMTYGLQDVILLRKMAEASEADEMHKRREQQQLDAMLGYCEVVECRRRVLLHHFGEILPGPCGNCDTCLEPVDTFDGTEAAQKALSCVARTGQRFGAQHVIDVLRGSANERVRRWGHDRLSTHGIGLELDAQGWRSVLRQLVARGLLALDPGGYGGLRLTDAALPVLRGEEELRLRRDVLTRAKTGGGADRKRRGARLALTAAAGDLADDPHEPATLALFERLRARRRELAEEQGVPPYVIFHDKTLAAMASRRPVTDEMFLSISGVGERKLERYGETFMALIRDESAVAEALEAE, from the coding sequence ATTCCGGCAAGGGCTGACCCCGTGAAGACGCCCCTGGACATCCTGCAGACGGTCTATGGCTTTCCGGGGTTCCGTGGCCAGCAGGCCGAGATCATCGACCACGTGCTCGGCGGTGGCGACGCCCTGGTGATCATGCCCACCGGCGGCGGCAAGTCCCTGTGCTACCAGATCCCCGCCGTCCTGCGGCCGGGCGCCGGGGTGATCGTCTCGCCGCTGATCGCCCTGATGCAGGACCAGGTGACGGCCCTGCGCCAGCTGGGCCTGCGGGCGGCCTACCTCAACTCCACGCTGCCGACGGCCGAGGCGAGGCGCGTGGAAGAGACGTTGCGTGCGGGCGGCCTGGATCTGGTCTACATCGCGCCCGAACGCCTGCTCCAGGAACGCACCCTCGCGCTGCTGGACCAGGTCGGCGCGGCTGCCGGGCTGGCGCTGTTCGCCATCGACGAGGCCCACTGCGTCTCCCAGTGGGGACACGATTTTCGTCCCGAGTACCTCCAGCTCGACGCGCTGGCCGAGCGCTTTCCGGGCGTGCCCCGCCTGGCCTGCACGGCCACCGCCGACGCGCGGACGCGGGCGGAGATCCTGCAGCGGCTTCGCCTGCAGAACGGACGGACCTTCGTCGCGAGCTTCGACCGTCCCAACATCCGCTATCGCGTGGTGCCCAAGAGCGATCCCCGTCGCCAGCTCCTGGCCTTCCTGCGCGGGGAGCACGACGGGGACGCGGGCATCGTCTACTGCCTGTCGCGCAAGCGCGTGGAGGAGATCGCGGTTTTCCTGGCCGATAGCGGGATCCCGGCCCTGCCGTACCACGCCGGTCTGCCCAACGCAGCGCGCCGCGCGCATCAGGAGCGATTCCAGCGCGAGGACGGCCTGGTGATGACGGCGACCATCGCCTTCGGCATGGGCATCGACAAGCCCGACGTGCGCTTCGTGGCCCATCTGGATCTGCCCAGGAGCATCGAGGCCTATTACCAGGAGACGGGCCGAGCCGGACGCGACGGCCTGCCCGCCGACGCCTGGATGACCTACGGCCTGCAGGACGTGATCCTGCTGCGCAAGATGGCCGAGGCGAGCGAGGCCGACGAGATGCACAAGCGCCGCGAACAACAGCAGCTGGACGCCATGCTGGGGTATTGCGAGGTGGTCGAATGCCGCCGGCGCGTCCTGCTCCATCATTTCGGCGAGATCCTGCCCGGGCCGTGCGGCAACTGCGACACCTGTCTGGAGCCCGTGGACACCTTCGACGGCACGGAGGCGGCCCAGAAGGCCCTGTCCTGCGTCGCGCGCACGGGCCAGCGTTTCGGCGCCCAGCACGTCATCGACGTGCTGCGGGGAAGCGCCAACGAGCGCGTCCGGCGCTGGGGCCACGACCGGCTGAGCACCCACGGCATCGGCCTGGAGCTGGACGCCCAAGGCTGGCGCAGCGTGCTGCGGCAGCTGGTGGCGCGCGGCCTGCTGGCCCTCGACCCCGGAGGTTACGGCGGCCTGCGGCTGACCGACGCGGCCCTGCCCGTGCTGCGCGGCGAAGAGGAGTTGCGGCTGCGCCGGGACGTGCTGACGCGGGCCAAGACCGGGGGAGGCGCCGATCGCAAGCGCCGCGGCGCCCGGCTGGCCCTCACCGCCGCGGCGGGGGATCTGGCCGACGATCCGCACGAACCTGCGACGCTGGCCCTCTTCGAGCGGTTGCGCGCCCGCCGCCGCGAGCTCGCCGAGGAGCAGGGCGTCCCGCCTTACGTCATCTTCCATGACAAGACGCTGGCCGCCATGGCGTCCCGCCGGCCCGTCACCGACGAGATGTTCCTGAGCATCAGCGGCGTGGGCGAGAGGAAGCTCGAGCGTTACGGCGAGACGTTCATGGCGTTGATCAGGGACGAATCGGCCGTGGCCGAAGCTTTGGAAGCGGAGTGA
- a CDS encoding TonB-dependent receptor encodes MPIRRKRPDRSRDAFFCLLVSLAAAPAPAALSAPVAAVAAHDTLVVRGSPVGDPVFPAGSATVTVIRLDRERATPDLAELLEQLAGLQIRRYGGLGAPALPSLRGSTAGQITVLVDGLPLSDAQDGAIDLATLPLDRFESVEVYRGHAPVRFGGAGGVGALNLVTRRGDPGGRASWLQWAGSHGEVGLRVEGGRRSAHVILHARRADNLFAFRNHNQTFANPHDDFDDTRRNAWFREGGALMTGAWRTAGWRAKLAAGAFRRDAGRPGPVGGFESPHAASRLDRYDLHLALFDRGEAVSLDLDARRSDERLRDEAMEVGWDPAGTTDSRSEHLGGRLSWRSDDARMAGSRCSVRLGAEWRRQWFAWRHQELEDPLRTRTTVGAFAGLDLVWPDAGLTFLPSWRWQRLEDDFPPLPPWPGLPEEPLDEPHVHESPSPALGIIWDALPGELRFETHWAGSYRAPTWIELFGHRGGVNGNRELFPERITTRDIAVFWRPSASACLRLAWFATDVDDGILWVRNSQFTSQANNCGRLHASGLEVEFVADGGGFGRGWANLTVQDAEDRGDDPIYAGKALPYLPELEAALGWEIDVGAWTWGLRWLHEADSHRDRYNSEMDRTPARSLYHLSFSHVWRGEHALGGDQTRLTCELLNLTDDDTYDVEGYPLPGRTCRVSLIFH; translated from the coding sequence ATGCCCATCCGGCGCAAGCGTCCTGACCGATCCCGGGACGCGTTTTTTTGTCTCCTGGTGTCGCTGGCGGCCGCCCCGGCGCCGGCCGCATTGTCGGCGCCCGTGGCCGCGGTCGCCGCCCACGACACCCTGGTGGTGCGCGGAAGCCCCGTCGGCGATCCGGTCTTCCCGGCGGGATCCGCCACGGTCACAGTCATCAGGCTGGACCGCGAGCGGGCCACGCCGGATCTGGCGGAGCTGCTCGAGCAGCTGGCCGGCCTGCAGATCCGGCGCTACGGCGGCCTCGGCGCTCCCGCGCTCCCGTCCCTCAGGGGGTCGACGGCCGGACAGATCACGGTGCTCGTCGACGGCCTGCCGCTGTCCGACGCCCAGGACGGCGCCATCGATCTGGCCACCCTGCCCCTGGACAGGTTCGAAAGCGTCGAGGTGTACCGGGGGCACGCGCCCGTCCGTTTCGGCGGCGCCGGCGGCGTGGGCGCGCTCAACCTCGTGACGCGACGCGGCGACCCCGGGGGTCGGGCGAGCTGGTTGCAGTGGGCCGGCTCCCACGGCGAGGTCGGCCTGCGCGTCGAGGGCGGCAGGCGGTCCGCGCACGTCATCCTGCACGCCCGTCGCGCGGACAATCTCTTCGCCTTTCGCAACCACAACCAGACCTTCGCCAATCCGCACGACGACTTCGACGACACGCGCCGCAACGCCTGGTTCCGCGAAGGGGGAGCGCTCATGACGGGCGCCTGGCGAACCGCCGGCTGGCGCGCGAAGCTGGCCGCCGGCGCCTTCCGTCGCGACGCCGGCCGCCCTGGACCGGTCGGCGGGTTCGAGAGTCCGCATGCCGCCTCGCGCCTCGACCGTTACGACCTCCACCTGGCGCTGTTCGACCGGGGCGAGGCCGTCTCGCTCGATCTGGACGCACGGCGCAGCGACGAGCGGCTGCGTGACGAGGCGATGGAGGTGGGCTGGGACCCGGCAGGCACCACCGACAGTCGCAGCGAGCATCTGGGCGGCCGGCTGTCCTGGCGTTCCGACGACGCGAGGATGGCCGGAAGTCGTTGCTCCGTCCGCCTCGGCGCCGAGTGGCGCCGCCAGTGGTTCGCCTGGCGGCACCAGGAACTGGAAGATCCGCTGCGCACGCGCACGACCGTGGGCGCGTTCGCGGGTCTGGATCTCGTCTGGCCCGACGCCGGGCTGACGTTCTTGCCCTCCTGGCGCTGGCAGAGGCTCGAAGACGACTTCCCGCCCTTGCCGCCCTGGCCGGGCTTGCCGGAAGAGCCCCTGGACGAACCTCACGTGCACGAGAGTCCATCGCCGGCCCTGGGGATCATCTGGGACGCCCTGCCCGGCGAGCTGCGTTTCGAGACCCACTGGGCAGGGTCGTACCGGGCGCCCACCTGGATCGAGCTGTTCGGCCATCGCGGCGGCGTGAACGGCAATCGCGAGCTGTTCCCCGAGCGGATCACCACGCGGGACATCGCGGTCTTCTGGCGTCCATCGGCCTCGGCGTGCCTGCGGTTGGCGTGGTTCGCGACCGATGTCGACGACGGCATTCTCTGGGTGCGCAACTCCCAGTTCACCAGCCAGGCGAACAACTGCGGCCGCCTGCACGCGTCCGGTCTCGAGGTGGAGTTCGTCGCGGACGGGGGCGGGTTCGGCCGCGGCTGGGCCAACCTGACCGTGCAGGACGCCGAGGACCGCGGCGACGATCCCATCTATGCCGGCAAGGCCTTGCCCTACCTGCCCGAACTCGAGGCGGCCCTGGGCTGGGAGATCGACGTCGGCGCCTGGACCTGGGGACTGCGGTGGCTCCACGAGGCGGACAGCCACCGCGACCGCTACAACAGCGAGATGGACCGCACGCCTGCGCGGTCGCTCTACCACCTTTCGTTCTCGCACGTCTGGCGCGGCGAGCACGCGCTCGGCGGGGACCAGACCCGTCTGACCTGCGAACTGCTCAACCTGACCGACGACGACACCTACGACGTGGAGGGCTATCCCTTGCCGGGACGCACCTGCCGCGTCTCGTTGATATTCCATTGA
- a CDS encoding NAD(P)/FAD-dependent oxidoreductase — translation MSRLIDVDVTIIGGGIVGCATAAAVARDGRDVVLLEREPRLATGVTSRNSEVAHGGMYYPPGTLKARCCVRGRRLLKDLCTAAGVGYRECGKLVVAVDEDEQAALSDLHERGLANQVERLSLIGRAELKRLEPEVTAVAALRSDATGILDAEGAAGAYARQARAAGVQVMTDAAVSGLAREVDGWRVTVDRRAGEGWSHRSRWVINCAGLRADEVAALAGAGGVCPRQRWVKGNYFSVSSRHAGRVSRLVYPVPPAGRDTLGVHLCLDLQGQLRLGPDFEPVERAEDYAVEPSRAVGFFAGARRFLPFLEPDDLAPAFSGLRPKIDTDEPFADFQVRREGGDLEGLVNLVGIDSPGLTAAPALAELVAGIIDGGEAPT, via the coding sequence TTGAGTCGCTTGATCGACGTGGACGTGACCATCATCGGCGGAGGTATCGTGGGCTGCGCGACGGCGGCGGCGGTCGCTCGCGACGGCCGCGACGTGGTCCTGCTCGAGCGTGAACCGCGCCTCGCCACCGGTGTGACCTCGCGCAACAGCGAGGTCGCCCACGGCGGCATGTACTATCCGCCGGGCACCCTGAAGGCGCGGTGTTGCGTGCGCGGACGCCGCCTGCTCAAGGACCTCTGCACGGCGGCCGGCGTAGGCTACCGGGAATGCGGCAAGCTCGTCGTGGCCGTCGACGAGGACGAGCAGGCCGCCCTGTCCGACCTGCACGAGCGCGGGCTAGCCAACCAGGTGGAGAGGCTGAGCCTGATCGGACGCGCAGAGCTGAAGCGACTCGAACCCGAGGTGACCGCCGTGGCCGCCCTGCGGTCCGACGCCACCGGCATCCTCGACGCCGAGGGCGCGGCCGGCGCCTACGCGCGACAGGCGCGCGCGGCCGGCGTCCAGGTCATGACGGACGCGGCGGTGAGCGGGTTGGCTCGCGAGGTCGACGGCTGGCGCGTGACCGTGGACCGCCGCGCCGGCGAAGGCTGGTCCCACCGAAGCCGCTGGGTGATCAACTGCGCGGGATTGCGGGCGGACGAGGTGGCGGCGCTGGCCGGCGCGGGAGGCGTCTGCCCCCGCCAGCGCTGGGTCAAGGGCAACTACTTCTCCGTGTCCTCCCGTCACGCCGGCCGCGTCTCGCGGCTGGTCTATCCCGTGCCGCCGGCCGGGCGCGACACCCTCGGCGTGCACCTCTGCCTCGATCTGCAGGGACAACTCCGCCTCGGGCCCGATTTCGAACCTGTCGAGCGGGCCGAAGACTACGCGGTCGAACCCTCGCGCGCGGTCGGTTTCTTCGCCGGCGCGCGCCGCTTCCTGCCATTCCTCGAGCCCGACGACCTGGCGCCGGCCTTCAGCGGCCTGCGGCCGAAGATCGACACTGACGAGCCCTTCGCCGACTTCCAGGTCCGACGCGAGGGTGGCGATCTGGAGGGACTGGTGAACCTGGTGGGCATCGATTCGCCGGGTCTGACCGCGGCGCCCGCCCTGGCCGAGCTGGTGGCCGGCATCATCGACGGGGGGGAGGCGCCGACGTGA
- a CDS encoding citrate (Si)-synthase, translating into MAKLQNRMEELIPRWRNDVRKLVKEHGDTKISDVSILQAYGGMRGVKSMVCDTSEVPPDKGLQIRGTPIGKLADKTPEDIFYLLCTGELPNSRDRLTLRKELADRARVPSYVWKVLEAMPKNSHPMCMLDTAILCMERESKFRKAYDKGTKREDYWKPMMEDALDLLGMLPTIAAGVYRMRFDKGRRIAPKPDLSWAGNFAHMLGIKDPSGEFADCMRLYLVLHCDHEGGNVSAHACHLVGSALSDAYYSVSAGLNGLAGPLHGLANQECLNWIIQLNKKFRGRPTKDDIRKYTWETLNSGKVIPGYGHAVLRVSDPRFVQFRAFGMKHFPDDPIMETVSNVFEIVPKVLKEHGKAKNPWPNVDAGSGALLYHYGMKEFSYYTVLFSISRAMGMLSQLIVNRALGSPIERPKSVTTKWLKKQVK; encoded by the coding sequence ATGGCGAAACTGCAGAACAGGATGGAAGAGCTGATCCCGCGCTGGCGAAACGACGTCCGCAAACTCGTCAAGGAGCACGGCGATACCAAGATCAGCGACGTATCGATACTGCAGGCGTACGGCGGCATGCGCGGGGTCAAGAGCATGGTCTGCGACACGTCCGAGGTGCCGCCCGACAAGGGACTGCAGATCCGCGGCACGCCCATCGGCAAGCTGGCCGACAAGACACCCGAGGACATCTTCTACCTGCTGTGCACCGGCGAGCTCCCGAACTCGCGCGACAGGCTGACGCTGCGCAAGGAACTGGCCGACCGCGCCCGCGTGCCTTCCTACGTCTGGAAGGTGCTCGAGGCCATGCCCAAGAACTCACATCCGATGTGCATGCTCGATACCGCGATCCTCTGCATGGAGCGCGAGTCGAAGTTCCGCAAGGCCTACGACAAGGGCACCAAGCGCGAGGACTACTGGAAGCCCATGATGGAGGACGCCCTGGACCTGCTGGGCATGCTGCCCACCATCGCCGCGGGCGTCTACCGCATGCGCTTCGACAAGGGCCGCCGCATCGCTCCCAAGCCGGACCTGTCCTGGGCCGGGAACTTCGCCCACATGCTCGGCATCAAGGATCCCAGCGGGGAATTCGCCGATTGCATGCGCCTCTACCTCGTGCTGCATTGCGACCACGAGGGCGGCAACGTCTCGGCACACGCGTGCCACCTGGTCGGCTCGGCGCTCAGCGACGCCTACTACTCGGTGTCGGCCGGTCTGAACGGTCTGGCCGGTCCCCTGCACGGCCTGGCCAACCAGGAGTGCCTGAACTGGATCATCCAGCTCAACAAGAAATTCCGCGGCAGACCGACCAAGGACGACATCCGCAAGTACACCTGGGAGACGCTCAACAGCGGCAAGGTGATTCCCGGCTACGGTCACGCGGTGCTGCGCGTCAGCGACCCCCGCTTCGTCCAGTTCCGCGCCTTCGGCATGAAGCACTTCCCCGACGACCCGATCATGGAGACGGTCAGCAACGTCTTCGAGATCGTGCCCAAGGTCCTCAAGGAGCACGGCAAGGCCAAGAACCCGTGGCCCAACGTGGACGCCGGTTCGGGCGCCCTGCTCTACCACTACGGGATGAAGGAGTTCTCGTACTATACGGTGCTCTTCTCCATCTCCCGCGCCATGGGCATGCTGTCGCAACTGATCGTCAACCGCGCCCTGGGCTCGCCCATCGAGCGGCCCAAGTCGGTGACGACCAAGTGGCTGAAGAAGCAGGTCAAGTAG
- a CDS encoding tRNA-dihydrouridine synthase family protein — MSGRKNAQELFRDVVALAPMATGGNLPYRRLCREFGAEMTCSEMILAHKLAKGSRRELPLLRRHEAESPFGIQIAAGKPAAMGEGVRAAAQHGPDYIDLNFGCPIDVMVRRGIGAAALQRPSRLAAMVAAARAATDLPLLVKLRSGWSERKVNAVETARIAAAEGADALCVHGRTREQRYRRDADWTIIGAVADAVDIPVLGNGDILLPGDRTRRLAQTRISGVVVARGALIKPWIFRELRSGVVWHPTVEQRWAVMRRYFELAAEHFGDDATGLARVERFLTWHLGFWHRYRPYTDADQAAAPSSLIQHRDAFETDDPELRLLASDRADDQRLIWDRLLDRDHPGA; from the coding sequence ATGTCCGGACGCAAAAACGCGCAGGAGCTCTTTCGCGACGTGGTCGCCCTGGCACCCATGGCCACCGGCGGCAACCTGCCGTACCGGCGGCTCTGCCGCGAGTTCGGCGCGGAGATGACCTGCAGCGAGATGATCCTGGCCCACAAGCTGGCCAAGGGCAGCCGTCGGGAGCTGCCGCTGTTGCGCCGTCACGAGGCCGAGTCCCCGTTCGGCATCCAGATCGCCGCCGGCAAGCCGGCGGCCATGGGCGAGGGCGTGCGGGCGGCAGCACAGCACGGTCCCGACTACATCGATCTCAACTTCGGCTGTCCCATCGACGTGATGGTGCGCCGGGGCATCGGGGCCGCTGCGCTCCAGCGCCCCTCCAGGCTCGCGGCCATGGTGGCCGCCGCCCGCGCGGCCACCGACCTGCCGCTGCTGGTGAAGCTTCGTTCCGGCTGGTCCGAGAGGAAGGTCAACGCCGTCGAGACGGCCCGCATAGCCGCGGCGGAGGGCGCGGACGCCCTCTGCGTGCACGGCCGCACCCGGGAGCAGAGGTACCGCCGCGACGCGGACTGGACGATCATCGGCGCGGTCGCGGACGCCGTCGACATACCCGTTCTCGGCAACGGCGACATCCTGCTGCCCGGCGACCGGACGCGCCGTCTGGCGCAGACGCGGATCAGCGGCGTGGTGGTCGCCCGCGGCGCCCTGATCAAGCCCTGGATCTTCCGGGAGCTGCGCTCGGGCGTGGTCTGGCACCCCACGGTCGAACAGAGGTGGGCGGTGATGCGCCGCTACTTCGAACTGGCGGCCGAGCATTTCGGCGACGATGCGACGGGTCTGGCTAGGGTCGAACGGTTCCTCACCTGGCACCTGGGCTTCTGGCATCGCTATCGCCCCTATACCGACGCCGATCAGGCCGCGGCCCCCAGCTCGCTGATCCAGCACCGCGACGCCTTCGAGACCGACGACCCCGAACTCCGGCTGCTGGCCAGCGACCGCGCCGACGACCAGCGACTGATCTGGGACCGGCTGCTTGACAGGGACCATCCGGGCGCCTAG
- a CDS encoding RluA family pseudouridine synthase has protein sequence MSEREPTILFEDNHLLAVVKPAGLLVQGDSTGDPTLLTACKAYLKEKYRKPGNVYLGLVHRLDRPVSGVVLLARTSKAASRLSAQFRGLEVRKTYLAMIEGGPRAPRDTLTHHLAGRADAQGCTRCEDSPFADSREARLSYRTLAGDARRSLVLVEPATGRRHQIRAQFAAIGSPIAGDVKYGAAVRLPDHSIALHAWQLECAHPVGGAPLVLSAPPPEGDPWPADLAAILAALPGPRP, from the coding sequence ATGAGCGAGCGCGAGCCGACGATTCTCTTCGAGGACAACCACCTGCTGGCGGTCGTCAAGCCCGCCGGCCTGCTCGTGCAGGGCGACAGCACCGGCGATCCGACCCTGCTGACGGCGTGCAAGGCCTATCTCAAGGAGAAATACCGCAAGCCCGGCAACGTCTACCTGGGACTGGTGCACCGGCTGGATCGGCCGGTCTCCGGCGTGGTGCTGCTGGCGCGCACCTCGAAGGCCGCGTCGCGGCTTTCGGCCCAGTTCCGCGGCCTCGAGGTGCGCAAGACCTACCTGGCGATGATCGAGGGCGGACCGCGCGCGCCGCGGGATACCCTCACGCATCACCTGGCCGGCCGCGCCGACGCGCAGGGGTGCACGCGTTGCGAGGATTCGCCCTTCGCGGACTCGCGCGAAGCCCGGCTGTCTTATCGGACGCTGGCCGGCGACGCCCGCCGATCGCTCGTGCTGGTGGAACCCGCGACGGGCCGCCGCCATCAGATCCGCGCGCAGTTCGCGGCGATCGGCTCCCCCATCGCGGGCGACGTGAAGTACGGCGCGGCCGTGCGACTGCCCGACCACAGCATCGCCCTGCACGCCTGGCAGCTGGAGTGTGCGCACCCCGTCGGCGGCGCACCGCTGGTATTGTCGGCGCCGCCGCCGGAGGGAGACCCCTGGCCAGCGGACCTGGCCGCGATCCTGGCCGCCCTGCCCGGACCCCGGCCGTGA
- a CDS encoding MBL fold metallo-hydrolase — translation MAVARPHIVPITLLLLLAATSLQADVTIHCLAVGQADATLIVSSSGQTLLFDGGSNGDGDDIIVPYLTGLGITTLDYMAASHFHADHVGGLDEVYNAVGVSQAVYDRGWSYTTQTYNSYAAAVASKRQTATDGQVIDLGDGVTATVIALNGNGTLPAPFTDTDEENAYCLALLVECGDFDFFVAGDLTGGYSSEEDVETSIAAEVGEIEVYRVSHHGSYTSSNTTFMAATLPEVSIISVPDDSPYGHPHQDTLDRLAAVGSYVYQTAQGSLATYPPGMRTIVNGHIVITSDGVGEYYVNGVMWETDEGGTAVPLAGALVLHGNYPNPFNPATEVRFASPDGGPVRLSIHDLAGRVLRESAWDAAPGEQGWRWNGRDGNEREMPSGVYLYRVVTHGGTGSGLMTLAR, via the coding sequence GTGGCCGTTGCACGTCCGCACATCGTGCCCATCACCTTGCTCCTGCTCCTGGCGGCGACCTCTCTCCAGGCCGACGTGACCATACATTGCCTCGCCGTAGGCCAGGCCGACGCCACGCTGATCGTCTCGTCGAGCGGACAGACGCTGCTCTTCGACGGCGGATCCAACGGCGACGGCGACGACATCATCGTGCCCTACCTGACGGGCCTTGGCATCACGACCCTGGACTACATGGCGGCCAGCCACTTTCACGCCGATCACGTGGGCGGGCTGGACGAGGTCTACAACGCCGTCGGCGTCTCCCAGGCCGTCTACGACCGCGGCTGGAGCTATACCACGCAGACCTACAACTCCTACGCCGCCGCCGTCGCGTCCAAGCGCCAGACGGCCACCGACGGACAGGTCATCGACCTGGGCGACGGCGTGACCGCGACCGTCATCGCCCTGAACGGCAACGGTACGCTGCCTGCTCCCTTCACCGACACCGACGAGGAGAACGCCTACTGCCTGGCCCTGCTGGTCGAGTGCGGCGACTTCGACTTCTTCGTGGCCGGAGACCTCACCGGCGGCTACAGCAGCGAGGAGGACGTGGAGACCTCGATCGCGGCCGAGGTGGGCGAGATCGAGGTCTACCGTGTGAGCCACCACGGCTCCTACACGAGCAGCAACACGACCTTCATGGCCGCAACCCTACCCGAGGTGTCCATCATCTCCGTCCCGGACGACAGCCCCTACGGGCATCCGCACCAGGACACCCTCGACCGCCTCGCGGCGGTGGGCAGCTACGTCTACCAGACCGCCCAGGGCTCCCTGGCCACCTACCCGCCCGGCATGCGCACCATCGTGAACGGGCACATCGTGATCACTAGCGACGGCGTCGGCGAGTACTACGTGAACGGCGTCATGTGGGAGACGGACGAGGGCGGCACCGCCGTGCCGCTAGCCGGCGCGCTCGTCCTGCACGGCAACTATCCCAACCCCTTCAACCCGGCCACCGAGGTCCGCTTCGCGTCGCCAGACGGCGGGCCGGTGCGGCTGTCCATCCACGACCTGGCGGGTCGCGTGCTGCGCGAGTCCGCCTGGGACGCGGCGCCGGGCGAGCAGGGGTGGCGCTGGAACGGCCGGGACGGCAACGAGCGCGAAATGCCCTCGGGCGTGTACCTCTACCGCGTCGTCACGCACGGCGGTACGGGCTCGGGGCTGATGACGCTGGCGCGGTAG
- a CDS encoding thioredoxin family protein → MIRHAGHVMAAAAMVSLLATTPAGGADESISWLSYGEGLAAAAESGRLVLIDFHADWCKYCKKMDKETFADPGVIRLIEEYFVPVSVDTEKEREPARRFGVRSLPTIWFLESDGTPLTPLPGFVAAPLFRDVLRYMSSRSFETMSFDAYLQKGP, encoded by the coding sequence ATGATCAGGCACGCGGGTCACGTCATGGCCGCCGCCGCGATGGTTTCCCTGCTGGCAACGACACCGGCAGGCGGCGCCGACGAGAGCATATCGTGGCTGTCCTACGGGGAAGGGTTGGCGGCGGCCGCCGAATCGGGCCGGCTCGTCCTGATCGACTTCCACGCCGACTGGTGCAAATATTGCAAGAAGATGGACAAGGAGACCTTCGCCGACCCCGGCGTGATCCGGCTGATCGAGGAGTACTTCGTGCCCGTCTCGGTGGATACGGAGAAGGAGCGCGAGCCGGCCCGCAGGTTCGGCGTGCGCAGCCTGCCGACCATCTGGTTTCTCGAGAGCGACGGCACGCCCCTGACGCCGCTGCCCGGTTTCGTGGCGGCCCCCCTGTTCCGCGACGTGCTGCGCTACATGTCGTCCCGCAGCTTCGAGACGATGAGTTTCGACGCGTATCTCCAGAAGGGACCTTGA